A stretch of Fundicoccus culcitae DNA encodes these proteins:
- the infC gene encoding translation initiation factor IF-3, whose protein sequence is MINEDIRAKELRLIGDNGEQIGVKSLEDALTLAESFGLDLVLVSPQAKPPVARIMDYGKYRFEMQKKEKEQRKNQKIVSVKEVRLSPSIEEHDYQTKLRQAIKFLENGDKVKASIRFRGRAITHKELGREVLEDFIADTKDYSVVESHPKMEGRSMFIILAPLKSE, encoded by the coding sequence ATTATTAACGAGGACATTCGTGCAAAAGAATTACGTCTAATTGGTGATAACGGAGAACAAATTGGCGTAAAATCACTTGAAGATGCATTAACACTTGCTGAATCATTTGGGTTAGATCTAGTACTTGTTTCACCACAAGCCAAACCACCAGTTGCAAGAATTATGGACTATGGTAAATATCGTTTTGAAATGCAAAAGAAAGAAAAAGAACAACGTAAAAATCAGAAAATCGTTTCTGTTAAAGAAGTACGTTTAAGTCCTTCCATTGAAGAACATGATTATCAAACAAAATTACGTCAAGCAATCAAATTCTTAGAAAATGGCGACAAAGTTAAAGCGAGCATTCGTTTTCGCGGTCGGGCTATAACGCATAAAGAATTAGGTCGTGAAGTACTTGAAGATTTTATTGCAGATACAAAAGATTACTCAGTGGTTGAATCTCATCCAAAAATGGAAGGTCGTAGTATGTTTATCATACTAGCCCCATTGAAAAGTGAGTAA
- the rpmI gene encoding 50S ribosomal protein L35 — protein MPKQKTHRGLAKRVKKTGSGKLKRARAFTSHRFHGKTKKQRRQLRKASLVSAGDYKRIKQQISSL, from the coding sequence ATGCCAAAACAAAAAACACACCGCGGTTTAGCTAAACGCGTTAAGAAAACAGGATCAGGTAAGTTAAAACGTGCTAGAGCATTTACTAGCCACCGTTTTCACGGCAAAACGAAAAAACAACGTCGTCAATTGCGTAAAGCAAGCTTAGTTTCTGCTGGTGATTACAAACGCATTAAACAACAAATTTCATCATTATAA
- the rplT gene encoding 50S ribosomal protein L20, with translation MARVKGGYVTRQRRKRTLKLAKGYYGAKSKLYKTAKQQVMKSYTYAYRDRRQTKRNFRRLWITRINAAARMNGLSYSVLMNGLNKAGIEINRKMLADLAVNDEVAFSALVEQAKEALA, from the coding sequence ATGGCACGTGTTAAAGGTGGATACGTTACACGCCAACGTCGTAAACGTACATTAAAATTAGCAAAAGGGTACTACGGAGCAAAATCAAAACTTTATAAAACAGCTAAGCAACAAGTGATGAAATCATATACTTATGCTTACCGTGATCGTCGTCAAACGAAACGTAATTTCCGTCGTTTATGGATTACACGTATCAATGCAGCGGCAAGAATGAATGGTTTAAGCTATTCTGTATTAATGAATGGTTTAAATAAAGCTGGAATTGAAATTAATCGTAAAATGTTAGCTGATTTAGCTGTTAATGATGAAGTAGCGTTTAGCGCACTCGTTGAACAAGCAAAAGAAGCATTAGCATAA
- a CDS encoding VOC family protein: MTPNPLTQSKTSIVTSGIQLNAIDSTTLAQFYQEMIGLSLIDHKDGYYALGTPDQTVLVEIFPTTIKKTKRTTGLYHMALLLPTKADLGTILLHLVKKQVNLDGASNHGYSNALYLTDPEGNGIEIYADNDKSEWDIREDGFIAGITEAMDADDVLANASQHFEGIPNGTTMGHIHLHVGDTAETLQFYLTTLGLGFKYPYGNQAIFMASGDYHHHLGANIWQGKNLPAPEENQQGLRALVWTASAEDIAYITEQLAAQDIYYSINDKHLSFKDNSGLTNILIQK; the protein is encoded by the coding sequence ATGACACCTAATCCATTAACACAATCAAAAACATCGATAGTCACGTCAGGTATTCAATTAAATGCCATAGATAGTACTACTTTAGCACAATTTTATCAAGAGATGATTGGTTTAAGTTTAATTGATCATAAAGATGGCTATTACGCTTTAGGAACACCTGATCAAACCGTCCTTGTTGAAATATTCCCGACCACAATTAAGAAAACTAAACGTACGACTGGTCTTTATCACATGGCTTTATTATTACCTACCAAAGCTGATTTAGGAACTATACTATTACACTTAGTGAAAAAGCAAGTTAATCTAGATGGTGCATCAAATCATGGCTATAGTAACGCTCTTTATTTAACCGATCCTGAAGGAAACGGGATTGAAATTTATGCCGATAATGACAAATCGGAATGGGATATCCGTGAAGATGGCTTTATCGCTGGTATTACTGAAGCTATGGATGCTGATGATGTTTTAGCAAATGCCAGCCAGCATTTTGAAGGTATCCCTAACGGGACAACGATGGGCCATATTCATTTACACGTTGGTGATACGGCTGAAACCTTGCAATTCTACTTGACCACTTTAGGTTTAGGTTTTAAATATCCTTATGGCAATCAAGCCATCTTTATGGCTAGTGGCGATTACCATCATCATTTAGGCGCTAATATATGGCAAGGGAAAAACTTACCTGCTCCTGAAGAAAATCAACAAGGTTTAAGAGCTTTAGTGTGGACGGCCTCTGCAGAAGACATTGCTTATATTACAGAACAATTAGCCGCACAAGACATCTATTATAGCATCAATGACAAGCATCTAAGCTTTAAAGATAATTCCGGCTTAACAAATATCCTCATTCAAAAATAA
- a CDS encoding ABC transporter ATP-binding protein, which translates to MVYIWRYIKKYPKLLTMDVIGGFFFVLVNLGLPTVFALMIDRAIIPGDVDALYFWSVIMLVVIIAGLLGRLVLSYASSKLTTRMIRDMRNDLYKKTQLFSHQEYEKIGVSSLVTRITNDAFVLMQFAEMMLRMGVNTPLMFIGSVVMIIITSPSLAWFMIAALPLLTMAIYVIAKKSKPLSEKQQESLDKLNQYARENLTGLRVIRAFARESYQEEKFTQETNTYMETSSKLFKLMGTAMPIFTHILIWMSVLIIWFSLGEIEVGSLAVGNLVAFIEYVFHALYSFMMFANLFMMYPRMAVSAKRLQEIDEMPISIDPNLDGITQSQTRGYLEFKNVTFAYPGETENPVLHNISFKSKPGEIIAFIGSTGSGKSTLVQLIPRFFDVTLGSILVDGVDVRDYNIKALRKKIGFIPQKALLFTGTIGENLRYGKYHATEKEIERATDVAQAKDFVHKTQEKYHAFLAEGGSNLSGGQKQRLSIARALVRTPDIYVFDDSFSALDYRTDAELRRRLKEVTQESTTVIVAQRVSSIMNADQIIVLNEGEIVGRGTHDELMKSNDIYRDIAESQLKNVSLEG; encoded by the coding sequence ATGGTATATATTTGGCGCTATATCAAAAAATATCCTAAACTTTTAACCATGGATGTCATCGGTGGTTTTTTCTTCGTGCTAGTAAACTTGGGATTACCGACTGTTTTTGCCTTAATGATTGACCGGGCAATTATTCCTGGGGATGTCGATGCACTTTATTTCTGGAGTGTCATCATGCTAGTTGTCATTATCGCTGGCTTACTTGGAAGACTTGTATTGTCTTATGCTTCAAGTAAATTAACCACGCGAATGATTCGTGATATGCGAAATGATTTATATAAGAAAACACAACTGTTTTCGCATCAAGAATATGAGAAAATTGGTGTCTCTTCTTTGGTTACACGCATCACTAATGACGCATTTGTATTAATGCAATTTGCCGAAATGATGTTAAGAATGGGTGTAAATACGCCGCTAATGTTCATCGGTAGTGTCGTCATGATTATTATTACAAGTCCGTCATTGGCTTGGTTTATGATTGCCGCCTTACCGCTTTTAACGATGGCTATTTATGTCATTGCTAAGAAATCGAAACCATTATCTGAAAAACAGCAGGAATCACTCGATAAGTTAAATCAGTATGCACGTGAAAACTTAACCGGTTTACGTGTGATTCGAGCCTTTGCGCGCGAATCTTATCAGGAAGAGAAATTTACTCAAGAAACAAATACATACATGGAAACATCAAGTAAACTCTTCAAATTAATGGGGACCGCCATGCCTATCTTTACCCATATTTTAATTTGGATGAGTGTGTTGATTATTTGGTTTTCTTTAGGGGAAATTGAAGTTGGTTCATTAGCTGTAGGTAACTTGGTGGCTTTTATTGAATATGTCTTTCATGCCTTATATTCATTTATGATGTTTGCTAACTTATTTATGATGTATCCAAGAATGGCTGTTTCGGCTAAACGACTGCAAGAGATAGATGAGATGCCAATTTCAATCGATCCCAATCTGGATGGTATCACGCAAAGCCAAACACGAGGTTATTTAGAATTTAAGAATGTTACCTTTGCTTATCCAGGTGAAACAGAGAACCCAGTCTTACATAATATTAGTTTTAAATCTAAACCGGGTGAAATCATTGCATTTATAGGAAGTACAGGCAGTGGGAAATCGACTTTAGTTCAATTAATTCCGCGCTTTTTCGATGTGACATTGGGAAGTATTTTAGTTGATGGCGTTGATGTTCGTGACTACAATATTAAGGCTCTTCGGAAGAAAATTGGCTTTATTCCCCAAAAGGCTTTACTTTTTACAGGAACGATTGGCGAAAATTTACGTTATGGTAAATATCATGCCACTGAAAAAGAAATTGAACGTGCTACCGATGTGGCACAAGCAAAAGACTTTGTCCATAAAACACAAGAAAAATATCATGCCTTTTTAGCTGAAGGTGGTAGTAATTTATCAGGTGGACAAAAACAACGCTTATCTATTGCTAGAGCCCTAGTTAGAACACCTGATATTTATGTATTTGATGATAGTTTTTCTGCATTGGATTATCGAACGGATGCAGAATTACGACGTCGTTTAAAGGAAGTCACGCAGGAATCGACGACGGTTATTGTCGCCCAAAGAGTTAGTTCAATTATGAATGCCGACCAAATAATCGTTTTAAATGAAGGTGAAATTGTTGGACGAGGCACACATGATGAATTAATGAAAAGCAATGATATTTATAGAGATATTGCTGAATCACAACTTAAAAATGTGTCGTTAGAAGGTTAG
- a CDS encoding O-antigen ligase family protein yields the protein MTKRLKRNWHSNMTQNTLNMTFIITTIAILLPFYIGAVVMLIHFVYLVWINRKSLINQIRNLGWIGFFILYAAIVSLANRNYIGLAISLLLFLFAIYFSSYLELFSAKLYVQLLKTISIGSLFVGLYNIINYIKYVSENNYSLLYILQTSNPQFRAEATFFNANYYGLFCIFALLICIYLWNYTHSRKLRFIYGLTIIINFISIIMTASRMLLPTVVIATFVLVVFINKRLALTFLGIGILGVVVIILNPSLFPRFESLAYGFEDRLGLWNTGWNIFLTRPLTGRGPLAYVNFYYLFINETDIHSHQLLIDSLANYGLFGIFILFNALIPYFRKLIEAIKEPSIRLEVGLILAFIVAVVVHGLVDVSIFWLQTGFVFLVVCLCPTDKMEEIHLYQLENLA from the coding sequence ATGACAAAACGACTTAAACGTAACTGGCATTCAAACATGACTCAGAACACGTTAAATATGACATTTATCATAACTACCATAGCCATCCTTTTACCTTTTTATATTGGAGCGGTTGTTATGTTGATACACTTTGTTTACCTAGTATGGATAAATCGTAAGAGCTTAATTAATCAAATAAGGAATTTAGGATGGATTGGGTTCTTCATTTTGTATGCGGCGATTGTTTCGCTAGCCAATCGGAATTATATTGGCTTAGCTATTTCCTTGCTATTATTTTTATTTGCGATTTATTTTAGTAGTTATTTAGAACTTTTTTCAGCAAAATTATATGTTCAACTTTTAAAAACAATTAGCATCGGTAGTTTGTTTGTTGGATTATACAATATTATTAATTATATTAAGTATGTGAGTGAAAATAATTATTCACTTCTATACATCCTTCAAACATCTAACCCGCAATTTAGAGCAGAGGCAACTTTTTTTAATGCGAATTATTATGGTTTGTTTTGTATTTTCGCTTTATTAATTTGTATCTATTTATGGAATTATACGCATAGTAGGAAATTACGTTTTATTTATGGGTTAACCATCATAATCAATTTTATAAGTATAATAATGACTGCATCACGCATGTTACTACCCACCGTCGTAATTGCAACGTTTGTTTTAGTGGTATTTATTAATAAAAGACTGGCATTAACCTTTTTAGGCATAGGTATTTTAGGTGTGGTGGTAATCATTTTAAATCCATCCTTATTTCCTCGTTTCGAATCATTGGCCTATGGATTTGAAGATCGTTTAGGTTTGTGGAATACCGGTTGGAATATCTTTTTGACGCGTCCCTTAACTGGTAGAGGACCGTTAGCCTATGTAAACTTTTATTACTTATTCATTAACGAAACGGATATTCATTCGCACCAATTGCTGATTGATAGTTTAGCCAATTATGGTCTCTTTGGGATTTTTATATTATTTAATGCGTTGATTCCATACTTTAGAAAATTGATAGAGGCAATAAAGGAACCTTCAATACGCTTAGAAGTTGGATTGATCTTAGCTTTTATTGTAGCGGTTGTTGTGCATGGACTGGTTGATGTATCGATTTTTTGGTTGCAAACGGGTTTTGTATTTTTAGTGGTTTGTTTATGTCCTACCGATAAAATGGAAGAAATCCATCTTTATCAATTAGAGAATCTAGCTTAG